tgtcccTCTGCATAAATACACCCCAGGTAAATACCCCCCCCGTGGGGTATCTTCTCCCCCCCCGTGGGGTATCTTCTCCCCCCCCGGGTAAATAACCACGTGTGGGGTACCTCCTGCCCCCTCCGGGTACATAACCTCGTGCGTAGGACCCCCCATCCGGGTGTTCCCTGCACCCCCTGGTCCCCCCCAGCTGGGTAAATACCCGcctggccccccagcacccccagggtgGGTGGCACAGGTCTCCCCCCGGGCAGACAGCCCGGGTAAATACCCCAGGGAGGTGGAGATCCCCCCACCCATCGCTGTCACCTGTCCCGGcccccccgtgtgtcccccctccACGGCGGTTTTAATGTCACTGCTATATTTACCCGTGTCCGCACTGTGCCGTCCCAGGTCAAGGCTGGCGGCTGCGCCCTGGGGgtcccctgcccgcccccacCCTGGTtctgccccatcccaccagcaccAGGCCCCCCCTCGAGTCCTCTTCACGTTTGGGCTCCATcccctgtcccttgtccccagggatGTGCCCCTCCAGGGGTTCGGGGGCAGCTCTCCCCCCCGCACCTCGCCAGACACCGCTCCTGGCTGGGGACATCGTCCCAGGGACACCTTGGTGTGTCCCCGTGGCAgaggcagcccccaccccagtgccaccGGGCTGAGGGTCTGGTTTGGGTGTCCCCAGCTCTGATGGTGGCCCAGGTCCTTCTCCCATCCGAGTCGCCCCCGGGGAGCTTCCAGCCCCAGtctgggctgtactgggctgtactgggaacCCACCCTGTTCTCCCACCAGGCTGAGccttgcccccccgcccccagcccctccagtgTTCTGGGGGAcccgctgcctcctgctccgctccagtccccccagtgtcccccagtgcccaccggcagaggagcaggagcaaAGCCAGCCCTGAGGCTGGGGGTGTCGAGCGGGGGCTcagcccgtgtcccccccccccatcaggCTCCAGCAATGCCTGTGAGAAGACCTCCTTCGCCTTCCTGCGCCAGGAGCTGCCCGTCCGCCTCTCCAACATCATGAAGGAGATCAACCTGCTGCCTGACCGCGTCCTGCACACCCCCTCCGTCCAGCTGGTCCAGAGCTGGTGAGactgggggggcttggggggggggcactgccACCACGGGTCCTGCTGATGAGGGTCCCGCCATTGTAGCTCGTGGGGGTCCCACCGCTGCTACTTGTGTGGGTCTTGCTGCCACCACAGGTCCCACTGTTGTTCATGGGTGTCCCACTGTTGTAGCTCAGGGGGGTCCCACCAGTAGCATTTGAACGGGTCCTGCTGCCACCACGGGTCCTGCTGCCACCACGGGTCCTGCTGCCAGGGGTCCCACTCCCGCAGGTCCCACCGTTGTCACCCAGAGGGTTCACACTGCTGTCATCTGCCTGGGTGCCACTGTGGGTCCCACCGCTGTCACCTGCACGTCTCCCATTGCCACCGTGACTCCTCCCACCGCCGTCGCTCAGGGGGGGTCCCGCTGTCACCAcaggtcccaccaccaccacgcgtCCCACCGCTGCCACCGACCGTCTTCCCCAGCAGGTCCggagggagctgccggggggggggggcagggcgggacagggatggatggatggatggcagGGCCACCCAGCTGGTGCCGTGCCATGCCCTTGGGTGACAAGAGCTACAGGCCCTTTGGGGAGACCCCCATGCCAgcagggtgtccccagccaccCGGGGGGTCACCAGTGCCATCCCCATGTCCTGCCCCCCTGAAAGGGCCAAGCCGGCCCTGGTGGCTGGGGGGTCCGTGTCCTCGGGGGGAGTCTGGTTGTCCCTTTAAGTGCTGTCCCCCTGCCAGCGCGGGCAGCGTGAACCTTCTCCCAGTGCCACCACGTGACGTGTTGTTTGtgcagtgtccccagcccctgccagcaccgcGGGCGGCAGGACCCGGCCGTGCCACCTTCCCACAGCcctcggggcagggggggggccaCCCCAGATCACAGTGCTCCCCACCCCTTCGGAGGGGCTgctgtccccacgtgtccccaaGGGCCACCATGCCAGCAGGGCGATGGGACAAgcttgccccccccccgccccaggcacagTGTGGTTTCATGGGGCAGCAGCGTTTGCGGGGGGAGGTCCTGGTTgaggggatgctgagcccctctccctgccccagggcacccTGCGCCCCCTGGGGTGTCCCCTTCTCTCTGGGGGGGAAACCGGGTCGGGGGTAACCGGCTCCTTCCCCAGGTACGTCCAGAGCCTGCTGGACATCATGGAGTTCCTCGACAGGGACCCTGAGGACCAGGCCACCCTCGGGCAGTAAGTTGGGGGGTGACAGCCTGTCCATGACACCCCTTGTCCCCGATCCTGGGGTGTCACCTCCTCCCTGACTCGCACTGGTGGGAGCTGGTGTCACCTGCACCCCACGTCGACCCCAAactgccctccccaccccgccgTGCCCTGAGCGTCCCGGTGCCACCAGACTCTGCTCCGGGTtttccccagtgccaccagctcctgggGAAATCCGGCCTGGCTCGGGGCTCTGCCCGGACCGGGTGTCCCCCggctccatccccttcccctccccaggttCACGGACGCCCTGGTCACCATCCGCAACCGGCACAACGACGTGGTGCCCACCATGGCGCAGGGTGTCATCGAGTACAAGGAGGCCTACGGGGACGACCCCGTCTCCAACCAGAACATCCAGTACTTCCTCGACCGCTTCTACCTGAGCCGCATCTCCATCCGCATGCTCATCAACCAGCACAGTGAGCGGCCCCGGGGGGGAACCCTGCGccggcaccccctgccccgcgtgtccccaccagccctgggcaccctgggggtgtcccctgccctggcaccccctgccccacgtgtccccaccagccctgggcaccctgggggtgtcccctgccccggcaccccctgccccgtgtatccccaccagccctgggcatccctgggggtgtcccctgccctggcacccccATGTCCCAagtgtccccaccagccctgggcatccctgggggtgtcccctgccccggCACCCCCGTGCCCCAagtgtccccaccagccctgggcatccctgggggtgtcccctgccccggcaccccctgccccaagtgtccccaccagccctgggcatccccccacacccctcaggAGCGTGGCCCCCAGTCCCAGGGATCCTGCCCcaagcatccccctgccccacatgtCCCCCCCCCTACCCCAAGtgtcctctccatccccagggctcctgccccgagtgtcccccccagccccagggctcctgCCCCGAGCAGCCTCACCAGCCCCAGTTGGCCCCCGGGCACATCCCAGCCCTGagctccccccacagccctgccagcgcCAGGCGTGCCCCCCAGCCTCAGCACCCCCCCAtgctctgcctgctccaggcACCTTCCTGCCCTCAGGTGCCCCCCTGGTCCTGCCCCTGtgcatgtccctgtccccgtatgtcccttcccccccacccctagCCCAGGGAGGGGCACTAAGCCCAGccttgggcacagcctggggtggggggccgtgggggtggccctgggtgtcTCTGGGGCTGGGGTGAGGTCCCTATTGCTCACCGTCCCCCCCtgttcccctccccagcactgctcTTTGACGGCAGCACCAACCCTGCGCACCCCAAGCACATCGGGAGCATCGACCCCCACTGCAGCGTGGCCAACGTGGTGAGAGGTCCGTGGGGACCGAGGGGGTCCCACCCCCACGGGGGGCATgaatggggaggggagggcggagGTGGGCAGTTGAAGGTTCCCCCCAGTCTTCCGCCCGACCCCAGGATCTGGTTGTTCGGGAGCCATTTGTGTCGTGAGTTTTGGTGGGCCTCAGCCAAGATGTCTGCGGTCCCCTGTACTTTGGGGTCACTTCAGAAGACCCCAAAATCTTCCTGGATCTGTAggaatggaaaatatttggaaggggtgggggaaagggggTCCCAAATCCTCCCCTCACCTTCGTGCTGGGGGTGCtgacccctctgcctccccctcccaGATGCCTACAACATGGCCAAGCTCCTGTGTGACAAGTACTACATGTCCTCGCCCGACCTGGAGATTGAGGAGGTGAACGGTGAggccaggctgtgggggggtgtccctatGGCGGAGTGGGGGGGCGCGGGAATTCTTGGGCGGCTGGTGGGGCGTTGGGGAGGATGACGATGCTGATGGacactctcctcctccctgcagcgaGCAACTCCCAGCAGCCCATCAGCATCGTCTACGTGCCCTCGCACCTCTACCACATGCTCTTTGAGCTCTTCAAGGTAACCCCagcctggggtggagggggcaggagggaggttgtggggggcggggggggggggtcccctaaACCGCAGCCACCTCCGTGCCCGCAGAACGCCATGCGAGCCACCGTGGAGAGCCACGAGAACAGCCCGCGCCTGCCGGCCATCAAGGTGATGGTGGCCCTGGGCCAGGAGGACCTCTCCATCAAGGTGTGTAAGGGACCACCAGCTCCATCCCGGAGGGGTCCCCAAGCCCAGCTTGGGGGGTTCttagttgggggggggggggcgggggcagttCGGAAGTGGGGTTGTCACCCCCCCACACGTCTTGCAGATGAGTGACCGGGGCATGGGCGTCCCCCTGCGGAAGATCGAGCGTCTCTTCAGCTACATGTACTCCACCGCTCCCACCCCACAGCTGGGCGCCGGCGGGGCCCCCCTGGTAGGTGCCCCTATGGTGGGTGCCACGGGGACCCCGCACGGCcctggggggtgggggacgggtGCAGGTCTGCGGCTGGGGGTGGCCTGGGGACATTCCAGGGTGCCTGGGGGTGGTGTGGGGACATTTCAGGGTGGCATTGGGGGTGGCACGGGAAGGTTTGGGCTTGGCATGGGGACGTTTGGGGACATTCTGGGAGTGCCTGGGTGTGGTGTGGGGACATTTCAGGGTGGCTGGAGTGGTTAGGGGTGCTTTGGGGGTGGCACGGGGGGGTTGGGCTCGGCGTGGAGACTTTTGGGGACACTTAGGGGCAGCTTAGGGATGGGAGTGcctgggggtgggatgggggtgtTTCGGGGTGCCTAGGAGTGGCCTGCACATGCCTGGGAGCGGCATGGGGACACTTGGGTGTGACATGGGGACACTTTGGGGTGGTGTGGGGACGTTTGGGTGTGCCTGGGGAGGTTTGAGAGTGGTGTGGTGACCCCTGGAGGTGGCACTTGGAGGCTCGTGGGTGTGTGTGGCGCTACTTGGGGTGGTGCGGGGAGGCTTGGTGTCCCCTGGGGGTGCTGACCCCAgcactggggacccccccccatcttccccccccgccccaggccgGCTTTGGCTACGGCTTGCCCATCTCCCGCCTCTACGCCAAGTACTTCCAGGGGGACTTGCAGCTCTTCTCCATGGAGGGCTTCGGCACCGACGCCGTCATCTACCTAAAGGTGGGTCTTTCCCCCCCGGTTAGGGGGGGTCCATGGCCtctgggtggggggtgggggggcgcagggccctccccagcccccccgtgTCTCCCGCAGGCTCTTTCCACGGACTCGGTGGAGCGATTGCCGGTCTACAACAAGTCGGCGTGGCGGCACTACCAGGCTAGCCAGGAGGCGGGCGACTGGTGcgtccccagcaccgagcccaAGAACACCTCCACTTACCGCGTCCCCTagggccccccctccccgggggctcGCTGCCCCCTCCAGGCTGTCAATAGCCCCTGGGACTCCCCCCGGGGTGTCCCCCATCACCCCAGGGTGGTGTTTTATGCCGGCGTGGTGTTTTAGCATCCCGGTtctgcctcccgccgccgccgcggctgtTCGGGCTCACCGGGAAGCGTGTGaaatgtggggtgggggggtcccagccgGGTATGGGGTCCCAGCACCCCCCCCGCCTTGGTGGCACTTAGGTACGTAGCTGGGGGTGGCGTTGGAGCAGCGTGGAGGGGGTGGAGCCCCTGTTGCGTCCCCCCAGCCTTGGCACCCACCCTGGGGGGGTGCATCCCAGGGGCAGCAGGGGACTGGTCCTTCCCCAGTATGACCAGTAGCAcctccctgcccctccagccctgacagggtgggGGGACCAGTCCCGAGCcccccctgccagctccctgcaccaTCCCTGGTATTGCACTACTGAGCTGTTCTCACCTGCGTGTTCCCCCCGACCCCCGCACCCCCTGCACCGCCGCTGGGGTGGGTTCCCTACACGTGATCTGACCCCCCCGCGAACCTCCCACAGACCCCCCCGCTGTCAGTAAATTGGATGTTGACTGAGCTGCTGGCATGAAGTTTTAGTGTCTTGGGAAAGCCCCCTCTTTGTATTCTCCCCCCAACGCGGGtcactgccccccccccggcctcgccATGCCTCAGTTTACCCACCCTGGGACCACCCGGGCTTGGGAGGAGGCCGCTGTGTCGCACCACCCTGGGCGCAGTCACAGGGTGGCACCTGGGGACGCAGGTCCTGGGCAGGAGCCATGCTCTGTGCCCTGACTCCGGttgcccccccagcctggcaccaagctccccccaccccttgttgtcccccagcccgctcccagtcAGGCTCACACTGGTTACGCTGGTTTGCACTGGCCCTTGATACCCTTTTATTTCCTGGGGCGTCCCCCGGGGCACCGTgttcggggctggggggggggtcagcgTTCACTCCCCACACCTCGACTTGGGGGGGTGTGCGTGTCTTGGGGGGGGAATTCAGGCCATGCACTGTCCTCGGCTGGTGCCGCACCGTGCcgggggcggctgaggggggtGGCTGTGACCCCCCCAGGGTTGGGGGCGTGACAGgacagggttggggggggggagtccAATGTGCCGTTTGCATCCGGAAAAAGGGGCCCATGGTGGGGCCCAGACTGTGCCCATAGAGTGGAGGGGtgcaggcggggagggggtggctggaggaggggggggactTGTGCCACTCCATGCTCGTCTCAGCCTGGCACCGCTGTCCCTTGGCCGTGGCGGTGTGTCCTGTGCCGAAGCCGGGTGCCCCCCGGGATGCCTGGGTGTGGGTGGagagggggtgcaggggtgctCCCAGCCCCCCCCTTAACTCCGCCGCTGCTCCTGGTCCTTCTTCTTCTGCTTCTCTCGCTGCTTCGCCTTCTCCTGGGCCTTGCGCTCCTTCTCCACGGCCAGGCTCAGCTCCTTCAGTTTCCGCTTCAGCACGGCGCGGTCCTGCGAGCTGCCCACCCCCAGCGCCTGCCGGCACAGCCGGGCGCTGGCAGCAGGACCACGCCGCCCTCCCCATGGCCGCGGGGCGCCGGCACCCCCCTGCCTGATGGACCAGCCCCTTGGGGTATCTGGGGCCCCCCCTGCGCTGCCTGTCCTCAGGATCATCCTGCTGAGGTACCTACACCCCCGTGCACCAGCCCGTTGGGGTACCTAGAACCTTCCGTCTGCCTCGTTGACTCATGCACTGGGATACCTGGaacctcccccccacctcctgccccatggAGCAGACAATTAGGACAAGAGGTTTTAGGTACTCTGTGACGAGCCTATTGGGGTACTTAGAACATCCCTGCATCTGCCCCATGGAGCAGCCCATTGGGGTGCCTAGAGCCTGTTGTCCTGTGATGAGACCATTGGGGTACCTAGAACCCTCCCAGACCTCCTACCCCATAGAGCTCCCTCTTGGAGTACCTAGAGCCTGTTGTCCTGTGATGAGACCATTGGAATACTTAGAACCCTCCCAGAGCTGTCACATGGAGAACCCTGTTGGGATACCTAGAACCCACCCAGACCTCATACCCCATGGAGCACCCCGTTTGGGGTACCTAGAACCTCTTGCCCTGCAAACTGAGCCTGTGGGGGTACCTGGGCCGCCCTGCACCCCAGCAgaagagcccccccagccccataccTTGAGCTTGGCACCATCGAGGTGCAGCAGCCGTGGACCATCGACGCCATGGGCCGAGAACTCCTCCACGTACTGCTCCAGGTTGAGGCTCTCCAGCCACTGTCCCACCTGATGGCACGTCCAGCCCGCAGCCGTGCCAGGGGGCTCATCCAGAAACTGGGCACAGGGGCCTGGGTGTTAATGGGAGGTCCCCATAGcacccggggcagggggggaactgACCTTGCACCCCCCGTGGGGCTCACCTCGTCCGAGGACTGTGACAGGGTGTGGTAGGGGTAGGAGCACTTGGTGGCGGTGGGGCCAGGCAGGCGCGGGCTGGCGCTGGGTGGTGGGGAGTCCTCACTCAGCGTCGAgtcctggggcagcaggaggggcgAGGGCAGGGCTGGCCTATAGCCAGCTCCCTATAGCCATCCTCCCCCCTATAGCTGTCCAGACCCTGTGGGGCTTTGATCCCCTCTAAAGCTGTCTTGACCCTTGTGGGGCTTTGATCCCTCTCCCTCTAGTTGCCCAACCCTATGGGTCTTTGAACCCCCTGCATAGCTCTCTTGACTCTATAGGGTTTGACCCCCTCCCCTATCGCTGTCTTGATTCTGTAGAGCTTTGGTCCCCTTCCCCATAGCTATCTTCATTCTATGGGGctttgtcccctgtccccatagCTAACCAAGTCCAAGGGACAATAACCCATAGGACCACCACCCTCCTTTCCTGCAGCACCCTGTCCCTATAGGGCTCCCATACCCTCCCCTAATGCCACCCACCccccggggccggcagcccccTGTTCTGGGCACTGACCTGGGAGGCGGAtttggcagggctgagcccctcGTGCCGGGGGGAGCCGGCGGGCGAGGCGGAGCCGGGGGAGGCTGAGCCCCTCGCGCCGTCCGAGAACCAAGAGAAGGGCAGGAATGGGGACCCCGAGGGGCGTCCAGGACCCTCTGCCGCCTCCCTGGGGACACAGACGCGTTAGGGCCCCcgggctgtccccctgcagcgcCCTCCCTGCCCTGGACGGGGGGTCCCTCACCTGCTGCCCATGGACAGGCGGTTGCTGCCCTTCTCCTTCCGACCCTTGCTGGAGGACACCCGGCGCAGGGTCACCCTGGGTGGGAGGGAGATGGGTCGGTGGGGAGCGGGGTGTCCTGATGGCTGTACCCCTCCCACCGCCTCCACAGCCCTCAGCCTTgcctccatccacccatccatcctcaGAGACACCTCCAtctctgcatccctccctccctccagaattctctccctccatccctgcatccctctgtccatccctccctccatccacacatccttcctccacctctccatccatccctgcatccctcctccatcTCTGCATCCATCCCTCCTTCTATCCCTCCATCtgcacctccctccctccattcctGCATCCCTCAACCTTTCCATCCCTCCAGATATCTCCATCTATTCCTACATCTTTCCAATGCACCTCTCCATCCGTTTGTCCAtccatcccccctccctcctATTCACCCCTCCCAAGGGCCGGGTCTCACCCCAAATCCAAGAACTTCCTCCGTGTTTTCTTATCAAGCCCCACAGTGGGGCTGGCTGGCTCGGGGGGGCTCATGTCCCGGCTGTCATCTGCAGGACGAGGACAGGGGTGTCACCGACTGCCCCCTGCACATGTGTCAGGGTCCCTGCGTGCCCTggggggtcggggagggggaggggggctcACCTTCACTGTGCCGCTGGGGCCGGGTGTCGCAGCGGGCGAAGCCGGGCGAGCTGTCGGAGCTGTGGCAGGACTTGGGCGAGGGGgtgcccaccagcccctcctgggACGAGGCGTTGGTGAGGGGCCGGTAGTGGCTGAGGGGGGCCGAGGGGGCCAGGGGGTCCCCCAGGGCCCGCCTCACCGCCCCCACCTCAAAGGAGAACTCGGTGCTGCAGGAGAAgggtgagggggctggggggccacCATCGCCCTCCGCTCCCTGGGGGGCACGTGGCATGGCGGGGGGGTCAAACCCCTGTAgctcctccccgccccgccccagggTGTCCCCCTATCCCCTCCCTACCCCAGCCGAGGGGtccccccaaacccttcccttGGGTCCgtggagcccccccagcccctgcggcccCCCCGGGGCTCACCGCCGCCTCGGGCCCCTCATCGCCTTCGGTGGAGCTGGCGCTGTCTCGCAGGCGGGAGCGGGAGGGCCGGTGGCGGCGGCCCTTGGCTAGGAGCCGGGCACGGGCCTTCTGCAGGCTACTGTCCAGGCGCGGCGTCTCTGGAACCACAGCGGTAAAATCTGGGGGTGAAAGAGAGAccggggcagagagagagagagagacggacAGGGGGGACAAACggatggggagggatggatggacagacaggtAGGAAGATGGggagtgagggagggagggacggacggatggatgggtagggagaaggaagagatggatggagggatggagacagggagaaggagaaggatggACGAATGGAGAGGTAGGGACAAGGAGATGCGAGGGAGGGATGGTTGGAAGGACAGATGGACATgtagggaggaaaggagggatggacagacaggTAGGGAGAAGGAAGATGGGGATGGATGGACAAATGGATAGGTAGGGACAAGGAGATGTGAGGGAGAGATGCAGGGATGGAAGGGCAGATGGACAGATAAGATACGGATAGATGGACGGATGGATGAACAGACAGGTAAGGAAAAGCAGACAGAGTGGACATATGGATGGGCAGGGACaaggagatggggatggatggggacggGGGGAAGAAGATGGATGG
This sequence is a window from Rissa tridactyla isolate bRisTri1 chromosome 19, bRisTri1.patW.cur.20221130, whole genome shotgun sequence. Protein-coding genes within it:
- the PDK2 gene encoding pyruvate dehydrogenase kinase, isozyme 2; translation: MRLLRWLGKRAALAGVPTYIEHFSKFSPSPLSMKQFLDFGSSNACEKTSFAFLRQELPVRLSNIMKEINLLPDRVLHTPSVQLVQSWYVQSLLDIMEFLDRDPEDQATLGQFTDALVTIRNRHNDVVPTMAQGVIEYKEAYGDDPVSNQNIQYFLDRFYLSRISIRMLINQHTLLFDGSTNPAHPKHIGSIDPHCSVANVVRDAYNMAKLLCDKYYMSSPDLEIEEVNASNSQQPISIVYVPSHLYHMLFELFKNAMRATVESHENSPRLPAIKVMVALGQEDLSIKMSDRGMGVPLRKIERLFSYMYSTAPTPQLGAGGAPLAGFGYGLPISRLYAKYFQGDLQLFSMEGFGTDAVIYLKALSTDSVERLPVYNKSAWRHYQASQEAGDWCVPSTEPKNTSTYRVP
- the SAMD14 gene encoding sterile alpha motif domain-containing protein 14, coding for MSISKLQDVDEVFETPRLDSSLQKARARLLAKGRRHRPSRSRLRDSASSTEGDEGPEAAEGLVGTPSPKSCHSSDSSPGFARCDTRPQRHSEDDSRDMSPPEPASPTVGLDKKTRRKFLDLGVTLRRVSSSKGRKEKGSNRLSMGSREAAEGPGRPSGSPFLPFSWFSDGARGSASPGSASPAGSPRHEGLSPAKSASQDSTLSEDSPPPSASPRLPGPTATKCSYPYHTLSQSSDEFLDEPPGTAAGWTCHQVGQWLESLNLEQYVEEFSAHGVDGPRLLHLDGAKLKALGVGSSQDRAVLKRKLKELSLAVEKERKAQEKAKQREKQKKKDQEQRRS